Genomic segment of Benincasa hispida cultivar B227 chromosome 1, ASM972705v1, whole genome shotgun sequence:
ttttgaatgATTTGTGTTCTCTAATGAATGGGTTTTGTACCGAAGTTGATTAATAATACGGTTGTTGAATTTGAAGGAATATGGCTACGTTTGTGGAGCCACCGAACGGAATCAGATCAATGGGGAAGCATTATTTCACAATGTGGCAAACTCTGTTTGAAATTGATACTAAATATGTCCCAATCAAGCCGATTGGGCGAGGAGCTTATGGTGTGGTGTGTTCTTCGATTAACCGAGAGACCAACGAGAAAGTGGCGATCAAGAAGATTCACAATGTGTTTGAGAATCGCACGGATGCCATGAGAACACTGAGGGAGTTGAAACTTCTGAGGCATATAAGGCATGAGAATGTGATTGCTTTGAAGGATGTGATGATGCCAACTCATAAAAAAAGCTTTAAGGATGTTTATTTGGTTTATGAACTTATGGATACGGATCTTCATCAGATTATTAAGTCCCCTCAGCCACTTTCCAATGATCATTGCAAGTACTTTATCTATCAGGTTTGGATTCTTTGTCTTATGCTCTCTGGTTTCTCCTTTGATCTTAGTTTTTGTTCTCTCTGAAGTTTCTCTTGAAAATTaatatggttttaaaatgtagTTTCTGTTTTGTGTGtttcagaaaaagaaaaaggcatTTTATATGATATGGTGTCTATATACTTTTAGAGGCAAAGTTAATAGAGGGAGTAATATCATTGACATTTAATGTTGCTTGGTCTTACAACAATCGTAATTCAtttgtttgattttaaatttctatGACTTGATGTTGCTGCATTTTAGTTTCTTATAAGCTATGATTGACGTAACCATCTATTTTCTATATATGACTGATAAAGCGGATTCTTAATAGAGTTGCAATTGGAAACTTTATATACATGTCAAATTTGATGCCTTAATAAACTCCTAGGTATGATTATGACATTTCTTCTTATGTATTACAGTTGCTTTGCGGGTTGCAGCATCTTCATTCGGCAAACATACTTCACCGGGACTTGAAGCCCGGGAACCTCCTTGTCAATGCTAACTGCGATCTGAAGATATGTGATTTCGGGTTGGCACGAACTAGCATGGGCCATGACCAGTTCATGACTGAGTATGTTGTTACTCGTTGGTATCGCGCTCCAGAGCTTCTCCTCTGTTGTGACAACTATGGGACTTCCATTGATGTATGGTCTGTGGGATGCATCTTTGCTGAGATTCTCGGTCGGCAGCCTATCTTCCCGGGGACAGAGTGCCTCAACCAACTCAACTTAATCATCACCATTCTCGGTAGTCCGAAGGAAGCAGATATCGAGTTCATTGGCAATGGAAAGGCCAGAAATTATATCAAGTCAATGCCCTTCTCGAGAGGAATACGCCTTTCACATCTATATCCACACGCTGAACCTTTAGCTTTAGACTTGTTACAGAAGATGCTTGTGTTTGATCCAACTAAGAGAATTACCGTTGACGAAGCACTTCAACATCCATACATGTCGGGGCTATACGACCCGAAATTCAACGCTCCTGCTGAGGTTCCCCTGACTCTCGACATTGACGACTCACTTGGGGAGCCTAAGATCAGGGAAATGATGTTGAATGAGATGCTGTATTACCATCCTGAAGCTGTTTCAGCATATTCTTGAGGTATAATTTTCTTCGAAGACTCGCATTGAAACACAATTTGATTGATTTCCGTACTTTTTGGGATGCTGGAATCTGATGTTACAAGTTCATCAGCGTAGTTTCGAGAGCTTTCATCAGCAATTTTAGCGTATTGACACGATTGAGGCATTTTATCAACTTGTAAATATAACTATGAAGAACTGATGGATTCAGAAAAGGTATAAACTACTTTTGCATTAGTGATGAATGTTTGACATTTTCTTCATCAGAATCAAATGAACATTTGAATGTGAAAAAGGCTCTTTTgggttcaaatatatattgattttggtGATGCTTGTAGTTGTAGTTTTGTTCTTTGTTCAAGTAATTGTTGATCCTCACTTCCCTTTTGTTGTTCCATTtgaattctattttattttgagGGAATTACACATTGTCATAACAtaactttctttttcttaaagaGTTATTcacaatagaaaaagaaaggatgaAGCATAGAAATATGCTTATTCCATTAACAGAATCAGCAtgttttaacatttatttctaaaaattctCCCCATGTTAGTGATGTcagttaataatattaattgttaTTCTCATTTTAATATTCAATTCCTTTATACTCCTAACATGTAAATATAAtgagattttattatttatatattcaaatttttatatattatgattaAACAACCAAGTCACGGACAAAATAttgtttataatattatataaataaatcatCATATTAGTAactaataaaaatatgttttcaatcgcctcaaaaaaaaaaaaaaaaaaaaaaaaaaattttttaatccccccaaaaaaaaaaaaaaaaaaaaaaaagcattttcTATAAATCTACAACTGTTTGGGCTTCCAATAGTTAAGCCCATATGGACCAGCTATGAACTTTCCTCGTTGGATTGGGCTGGAATTGGTccattaattcaattaaatttaattcttgggtcaaaattttgttttgtttttatggGCTTTATGTCTTACTATTATCTTTATgggtaaaatatatttttaggcAAATTGTAAAGTTCAAATATAGAACTGTGGATTGCTAACATGTCGACAATatcagaaaagaaaaacatacaaatttcgtaaattttaaatatgaaaatttctttttagcttttaaaatttagggaggAAATCATACTTCAAgggaaatttaatattataatttctcaaaattacaAATCTTTATGAAGATAAGTAAACTTTTTTCCCTCATGCTTAAgcttttaattatatatgattggAAT
This window contains:
- the LOC120082520 gene encoding mitogen-activated protein kinase 7-like; this translates as MATFVEPPNGIRSMGKHYFTMWQTLFEIDTKYVPIKPIGRGAYGVVCSSINRETNEKVAIKKIHNVFENRTDAMRTLRELKLLRHIRHENVIALKDVMMPTHKKSFKDVYLVYELMDTDLHQIIKSPQPLSNDHCKYFIYQLLCGLQHLHSANILHRDLKPGNLLVNANCDLKICDFGLARTSMGHDQFMTEYVVTRWYRAPELLLCCDNYGTSIDVWSVGCIFAEILGRQPIFPGTECLNQLNLIITILGSPKEADIEFIGNGKARNYIKSMPFSRGIRLSHLYPHAEPLALDLLQKMLVFDPTKRITVDEALQHPYMSGLYDPKFNAPAEVPLTLDIDDSLGEPKIREMMLNEMLYYHPEAVSAYS